GAACACGACGAAGACGCCATCCGCGAAGCCGATTTCGTCGTCGATATGGGCCCCGGCGCAGGCGAACACGGCGGCAACGTACTGATTGCCGACACGCCCGAAAACGTCGCCAAATGCGAGCAATCCATTACCGGACAATACCTCAGCGGTAAAAAATCCATTGCCGTGCCGTCTGAACGCACGCCCGTCAATCCCGACCGAATGCTCGTCCTCAAAGGCGCGCACGGTAACAACCTTAAAAACGTTACCCTCGAACTGCCGCTCGGGTTGATTACCTGCATCACCGGCGTATCCGGCAGCGGCAAATCCACCCTGATTAACGACACTCTCGCCAAAATCACCGCCCGCGAACTCAACCGCGCCCAAGAAGAACCCGCCCCATACGACGACATCCGCGGCCTCGAACACCTCGATAAAGTCATCAACGTCGACCAATCCCCATCGGCCGCACCCCGCGCTCCAACCCCGCCACCTACACCGGTCTGTTCACCCCCATCCGCGAACTCTTCGCCGGCGTACCTCTCTCGCGCGAACGCGGCTACAACGTCGGCAGATTCTCCTTCAACGTCAAAGGCGGCCGCTGCGAAGCCTGCCAAGGCGACGGCGTAATTAAAGTCGAAATGCACTTCCTGCCCGACGTGTACGTCCCCTGCGAAGTCTGCCACGGCAAACGCTACAACCGCGAAACCCTCGAAATCCAATACAAAGGCAAAAATATCAGCCAAGTCCTCGACATGACCGTCGAAGAAGCCCGCGAATTTTTCGACGCTGTCCCCACTGTATCTCGCAAACTGCAAACCCTGATGGACGTAGGCCTAGGCTACATCCGTCTCGGTCAATCCGCCACTACCCTCTCCGGCGGCGAAGCCCAACGCGTCAAACTTGCCTTGGAACTCTCCAAACGCGACACCGGCAGGACACTCTACATTCTAGACGAACCCACCACCGGCCTGCACTTCGCCGACATCGCCCTGCTGCTGGAAGTGATAGGTCGTCTGAAAGGCAAAGGCAACTCGATTGTGATTATCGAGCATAATCTGGACGTGATTAAAACTGCCGATTGGATTGTGGATTTAGGGCCGGAAGGGGGAGATGGTGGTGGGAGGATTATTGCTTGTGGTAGCCCCAAGGAAGTAGCGAAGGTTAAGGGGAGTTATACTGGGAACTATTTGAAGAGTATATTGTAAATTAAATATTTGATATAAAATTATTTAAATTAAATAAGGAATTAAGATGTCTTCTTTAAAGAAAATTGCACGAATTTATTATGTTAAATCGCATAAAACTATTAATTCAAAATCATCTCAAGGCAAGTTGTTGTCAATTGATAAAAAAGAAATTAAATTTTTACGAGATATTTTACTAGAAACTTCTCAATTTAAAGAGTTAGATGAAAATAACTGGTATTTGTCTTTTTTACTGATAGCGAGGATTTTTGTCAACATATTCATGTTAATTTTTATAATAATGATAATACTACATTAGAAGCATTGCAAAGTTGGTATTCTCAAGACTGGTATAAATTTAATGAGAATAAAAAGTTATCGTGGACAGAGTATGATGATTTATGTCGATTAGCTTTAATGATTACTAAAACAGAAAAGCCAAGTAATGAAGAAGTAAAAGTTACCTGTGCATCAGTAAGAGATTCTAAATCTATACAGATAGATGATTTATGGGAGGCTTCTACACATTATGGGCATATTGATGGTAGAGGGTTAATGTTTCTTACTCATATGGAAAAGCAGGAAGTACATTTTCAAAGACACATTATTTTGTTGGCTCTTGCTCATGCATATCTTGGAGCGATTGAAAGTATCAATAACAAATTATCACAAGCTATATCACTTACTACCGAGAATGAAAAAAGCATACAGGAATTACGTAACATTTACCTTCAAATTGCAAAATTTAATGCTCGCTATATGTTTAGTCAGCCAGTAAAACGATCAAGCACAAGTTTAACAATGGCTTGGAAAAGAATAGAAAAAGCCTTAAATATAAATGAGATAAATTATGAATTAACTGAACAAATTAATATGATTCATTATATTTTAAAAATTGATGACGATGAGAAACAGGCTAAACAGGAGCAACTCCGTCAAGAAGCAGAAAGGATAGAAGCCAAACAAAATCAAAAAATAAGTAATTGGCTAACTGTTATTGGTGTTGTTATTAGTATTATTGGCCTGATAAGTGTATTCAAAGATCTAAAAGAATTATTATTTTGATAAGCAAGTTATAGCAAGCCGTAGCCTGCATATCCAACCGACTGCGTGCGTGGCTGCGCCACACACCCTATCGATGAATCACTCGGAACTTCAAAACCAAAGCGTAGGGGGTGTGCAGTACGCACGCGGTTACTTAATTGACGATTTGCTGTTGTAAATTTCAACTTAGTTTAAACTAACGCTTTCAGACGGCATGAAAAATGGCCGTCTGAAAATTGAAAATATTTTATCTAAAATAACTCTCCTAATTCACAAAACAAAAAACGGATTCCAAATCATTGAAATCCGTTTTTCTGTAAAGCTTAGCCGTATTATTTAGCTTCTTCTTTAGCGTCTTCAGCAGCTTCTTTGGCATCTTCCGCTGCGTCTTTTGCTTCTTCTTTAGCCTCTTCAGCGGCATCTTTAGCTTCTTCGGCTTTTTCTTCAGGAGTTTCTGCAGCAGGAACGCCTTTCAAAGCGTCCAAAGAAGTTTTACAAGTTGCATCGCGTTGGTCTGCAGGCAGGTTTTTCAACGCTTCTTTGGTTTGTTCGAAAGATTTTTGCATCATGTCTTTGGTTGCGGCATCTACGTCTTTAGTTGCTTCGGCAAATGCTTTTTCGTACTCGTCACAAACGGCAGAAGAAGATGAGCCTGAACCGCCGCATGCTGACAGGGACAGGGCTGCCAACAAAGCCGCCAATAAAGCTGATGTTTTCATGTGTCTCTCACTTTTTTTGAATGTAGGTTAAAGGAAGTTATATGTTAATTCATTATATGAAGGCGTCAAGAGTTTTTGTTTAATTTAATCAAAACTATATCATTAAAAGAGCCAGTCTATCTCAACATGATCAAGGCCGTCTGAAATTTCAGACGGCCTTAGGTTTGAAGCAATCTTTTTCAACGATTACGCCGCTTTACGGTGATAATGTCTGAGCGCATGCTCTTTGCGTCGTCCGCTTGAGAAGGCGGATACGCGCTTCAGATAACCGATCACTCGGGTGCCGTAGTCGATGTCGTGGCTGCCGCAGGCAGAACAGGCGTGCAGGGTGCGTTTGTCGATATGGCCGCATTCGTTGCAGATGGTGATGCGCACGTTTACGCAGAAGTAGTTGCAGCCGGTTTGCGCGGCGATGTCCAAGAGCGAGCGGTAGCCGGTTTCGGGCAGGGCTTCGTCAAGGTTCAAGTGCAGCGCGGAGCCGCCGTCGAGCCAGTCCACCAGTTCTTTGCCGTGCAGCAGGAATTTGTCGAGCGCATTAATTTCTTCGTCTTCAACGACGTAGAAATAGGAGTTGTAGCATTCGCGACTGACTTTATAGCCGTCGGCTTTGTCCCATTTGGCGTTTTTCACGCCGAGGTTTTCGGCAGGAACGAACTCGGTGTTGAACTTCACGCCGAAGTGTTTGCTGGCGGCTTGATTGGCTTCAAATATGGTTTTCAGACGGCCTTGGACAAAGTTGATGTAATCGTCGTTGTAGCCGACTTTGATGCCTTGCGATTCGGCGGCTTCCGCCATGCCGTTGATGCCGATGGTGAGGAACTGTTTGTCCAACGTGATGAAGCCTGCATCGTAAACGGGCAGCATTCCGGCGGCTTGGTATTCTTCCATCAGTTTGCGGTAGGCGTATTGGTATTTGTGGATTTTGGCGACTTCGGCGGCAAGGTCGCGCCCGTCTTGTTCCAGCCGGTTCATATTGATGGTAATGACGTTGATGGAACCGGTCGCCACGCCGCCCGCGCCGAGGGTGTAGCTGAAAGTGCGGTCTTCAATGGCATTGCGCAGGCGGCAGCAGGAAGCCAAGGAGTCGGGGTTGTCGGAAAGATAGACGAAGAAGGAATTGCCTTCCGCCAACTCTTTCGCCATTTCGTCAGCGAACACGGTGTCTTTGCATTTGCCACCGTCGGTCAGCATTGCAGCGGTCACGACAGGGAAGGTCAAAACGGCTTTGGTGCGTTCCTGATTGAACCATTTGAGGAAGAAGTTTTGCAGCTTCGCTACGCTCGTCCAAACCGGTTTGCTGAAATCGGGGAAGACGAAATCGCCGAACATTGCGTCGAAATAGTATTGATCGTAAACGGAAATATTCCAAAACACGCTCTGATAGCCGCGCGCGGCGGCGGGCTGGTTGATGCTGTACACCACCTGCTGCATGTGGTTGGCGATTTCTTTGCTGTGGGTTTCCAAATAATCGTCGCCGTAGTCTTTGCGGGCGAAGTAGTCGAAATAAGTCAGAAATTCTACCGTAGCCACCGCGCCGGCAAACTGCGCGCTGATGGCAAACACAAGATTGATAAACGAGCCGCAAAACGATGCCAAATGTTGCGGCGCCTTGGATTCGCCGCCGAGTTTGCTTAAGCCGTCGAGCAGGAAGGGATACAGCGTAACCGACACACAATAAGGCTTAAGGCTGGTCTCGTCGTGCACATAAATCTCGTGCGCCTCAATCTGGCGGATGTATTCGTCGGTGACGGATTGGTCGAAAATTTCGGCGATTTTGCGCGACACTTGGACGCGGTTAATCTGCACGAAAAAGTCTTTCATGATTTCCGCTTCCATCGTGGCGATGTTTTTCTGGGTAACGTTGGCATTGGCGTCCATTTTCGAGCCGTCCGCCGCGTTTTGCGCGCTGATGTAGTCGCGCATGAATTGTAGTTTTCCGTTTAACTGTTCGGGATGCAGCCGAATCATGTTAATTCTCCTGTATGGTTTGGATGATTTATCAAGCAATGACGGTCAGGCCGTCTGAAACATCGCTGTCAGCGAATACAATAAATTCAATTTAAATCAGTGCAATACAGCATTGAGCTAAATTGAAGCCACTGGAAACACTTTAGGCACGGGTTTGTCTTTGATAAACAATCGGTTCAACACTTCGCCCGTGCGCAAATCGATAAACTTCTGATTGGTGGTCGGGCTGTCTAAGCCACCCAGCTCCATCTGCCAGCGGCCGGTTTTCAGATACGTCAGATAAGGCAGAATGCCGTCTGAAACCGCTTCCAACTCCTCACGCTCCAGGCCGGTGTACAAGCAGGCTTTCAGACCTTGCTGGGCAACAATGACCAACATTTTCTGCAAGGCTTTCGGCTGCCATTCCCCGCCCATAAACAACACGCAGCTAATTAGCCCGCGATAGCGTTTCAGACGACCTTTTAAATAATCCTCGGTCAATTCCGTGCCAATGCCCTCTTTCCATGTATCGGCACTATGACAGCCTTTACAACGCAGCGGGCAACCGGAAAACAGAAACGCCAGCGACACTTCGCCCGGCACTTCCTGCCAAACAATTTGCTCAACTGTAAATTTCAAACCGTTCATTGCAATGCCATAAAACACAAGATATGGTGTGCATTAAAACACAATACTACTAGATATGGTATTTTTATTTAACAATGCATTTTACTTATATAATAGATTTTTATTATTTAACTGATTGCCTATTACTATAAAATAGCAATTTTAAACCAATAAAAAGTCCGCCTGAACACGATTCAGACGGCCTGTAATTAAAAAAAGAAAAGCAAACTCCGTTATAGCAAAGTCTATCTAAATAAAACAAAAAAGGCCGTCTGAAATCATCTTTCAGACGGCCTCAATTTCAGGTTTTAGCCCCGATTTGAGCCTTTAACCATATCCATCAAAAACAATCGGCAATCCAAGTTGCCATTAAACAGCGGAATTTTACGCTTCGGAGAAAGGCGCATAAATTTCGGCATATCGCGATCGCCGGTAAACATCCCAACCAACCAGCCTGCGTAATGCTGTTTCAACCATGTGCCCAGTTGCGGATAAAGCGCCTGTAAAGCCTGAATTTCGGCAAGGCGCACGCCATAAGGCGGATTGGAAATCATAATGCCGTGTTCGCCGTTTGGCCGTACGGCTTGCGCATCTTGCACGTCAAAGCGAATGAAATTATCCACTTCGGCGGCTTGAGCATTGGCTAATGCGGCACGGATCATATAACGGTCGTTGTCGCTGCCGGAAATTGGCGCAGCTGCCGGTTTGATTTGTTTTTCAGCCTCACGGCGCAGCGCTTGCCATTTTTCTTTGTCGAAGTTTTGCAGTTTTTCAAAACCGAAACGGCGCATCAAACCCGGCGCACGGTGTGTCGCAATCCATGCAGCCTCAATAGCAATCGTGCCGCTGCCGCAAAACGGGTCTTGGAAAGGCTGCGTACCGTCGTAGTCTGCCAAAAGCAGCAAACCTGCCGCCAAGTTCTCTCTTAATGGCGCTTCGCCGGTATCCTGACGATAGCCGCGTTTGAAGAGTGCTTCGCCGGAAGTATCGATAAAGATTTCCACGTTGCGCTCATCGATAAAGGCATGAATGCGGATATCGGGGTTGATTTTGCCCACGCTCGGACGCGCATCATAAATATCGCGGAAGGCATCGCAGACGGCATCTTTGATTTTCAAACCGACAAAATCCAAGCTTTTCACATTGGCGCGCTTGCCTTCGACTTTGACTTTAAAGGTCTGCTCCAGCTTAAACCAACCTGTCCAATGCAGATTTCGTGCCAATTTGTAGATATCGTGTTCGCTGCGATAACCGCCTTTGGTCAAACGCAGCAAAACACGGCTGGCAACGCGCGAATGCAGGTTGATGCGATACACCTGCTCCATCGTGCCTTTACATGCCACACCGCCGTCAACAGCGCGGATATCCTGACATGCCATGCTTTCGAGTTCCTGCGTCAAAGGCGCTTCCAAACCGCGAGGACAAGTGATAAAAAGTGAATAAACCGTCATATAAAACCTTTCCGGGTAGGGCTATCCGAACCACTCGGATAACAAATAAAAACAATATTATAGCCGAAAAACCAAAGGCCGTCTGAAACTTCAGACGGCCTTTAAATAAAGCTTGCTTAGTGCTCCAAACTATCGGTTTCCACCTTAACCGCTTTATCGGTTTTATCCTCCGGCAAAACCAAGTTCAACAATACCGCCATAATACCGCCGGCGGAAATTGAGTTTTGGAACAATACAGGCAGGTTTTTGAACACTTCCGGCTCAAACGCCACGCCCAAACCCAAACCGACAGAAGTAGCCGCGATGACCGCTTCACGACGGCGAATACCGTGGCTGACCAAAATCCGCACACCGGCAATCGCAATCAGACCAAACATCAACACCATCGCACCACCCAAAACCGGACTCGGAATCGTGGTAAACGCGCGGCCAATGACGGGGAACAAGCCCAGCAATACCAAAATCGCCGCAATATATTTGCCCACATGGCGCGAAGCCACGCCGGTCATTTGAATCACGCCGTTGTTTTGCGCAAAAGTGGTCAAAGGCAAAGAGCCCAATGCAGTCGCAATCACAGACACCAAACCATCTGCCAATACACCGCCGCGCAGGCGTTTGGTGTATTCCTCACCCTCAATCGGCTGCTCGGAAACCATCGCAGTCGCCGTCAAATCGCCAACCGCTTCAAATACGCTCAACAAGAAAATCGCACCGGCTACGATAAACGCGTGCCAATCAAATGCAAAGCCATATTTAAACGGAACCGGCAGAGTAATCAGCGGCAGGTTTTGCAGGGCAGAAAAATCTACTTTGCCCAAAAACAGCGCAACAATATAACCGACAATCAAACCCACCGCGATGCCGCTCATACGCAACAATGGATTTTTCAAGCAGTTGAAAACCAATACAATCAGCAACACCAGCGATGCCAGACCTAAGTTTTCCATTGAGCCGAACGTGCCGTCTGCTTTCGCACCGAAGCCGCCGCCGAAATCGGTAATGCCGACATGTACCAAGCTCAAACCGATCAACATGACTACCACGCCGCTTACAGTCGGCGTAATCACTTTTTTCAAATAAGGCAAAAGCCAAGCGGAGAAGCACACCAAAAACGCGCCGACAAAGGACACGCCCAGAAGCGTTGAAATCATCGCATCTTCAGTCAAGCCGCCCTCTTTCATACCGGTACCGAGTGCAATCATCACGGTAACAAAAGAGAAGTTGACCGACTGAATCGACAACATACCCGAACCGACCGGCCCGAAACGGTTGACCTGCAAATAAGTACCGACACCGGAAGCCACCATCGCCATCGACACCAAATAAGCCGTCATTTCAACCGGCAGCTCCAACGCCCCGCCGACAATCAATGCCGGAGTAATCATCGGGACAAAAATCGCCAGAAGGTGCGTAACCGCACTCAACAACGCATTACCAAACGGCGGCTTATCTTCCAAACCATAAACCAAATCAAGCGGTTCCGCTTGTTTTTCAGTCATTCCGGCCATGTTGAACCTTCTCTCAAGAATCGTTAAAAAATATTAAGATGCGTATTTTAACCAATTTGAAATGTATCAGCAAATTCAAAACCATCAGGCCGTCTGAAAGTTCCGCCCAACTGTTTTCAGACGGCCTCAAACCGCCTTAACACATTTTAATTCTTGACATCATTTTTCCATCTTAAAACAAACAAACCAATGATTTAAAAATGTATTATTCATTAAGATAATGACAAGTCACCATTAAACAGCAAAGCCGCTTAGCGGATATGTTTCACACAAACAACAAAGTAAGCTACAATCCGATGAATAATCCACCTACACCATAAAATTAAAGGTTTCCGTATGTTAAAAGGCAGTCTGGTTGCCCTGATTACTCCGATGAATCAAGACGGCAGCATCAACTACGAACAACTTCATGACTTAATCGACTGGCACATTGAAAACGGCACCGACGGCATCGTCGCAGTCGGCACTACTGGCGAGTCAGCCACCCTGCCTGTCGAAGAACATTTGACCGTTATTGAAGCCACTGTCAAACACGTCAACAAGCGCGTTCCCGTTATCGCCGGCACAGGCGCCAACAATACTGTCGAAGCCATCGCCCTTTCCAAAGCCGCCGAGCAAGCCGGTGCGGACTACACCTTATCTGTTGTTCCCTACTACAACAAACCTTCGCAAGAAGGTATTTACCAACATTTCAAAGCCATCGCCGAAGCCACTTCGATTCCGATGGTTATTTATAATGTTCCCGGCCGTACCGTCGTGAGCATGAGCAACGACACTATTTTGCGTTTGGCCGAGATTCCGAATATTGTCGGCGTGAAAGAAGCCAGCGGCAATATCGGTAACAACATCGAATTGATCAACAGCGTTCCTGAAGGTTTTGCCGTATTCTCCGGCGACGATCCTACCGGCCTGCCTTTCATGCTGTGTGGCGGTCATGGCGTGGTAACCGTCGCAGCCAACGTTGCACCGAAACTCTTTGCCGATATGTGCCGAGCCGCCCTTGAGGGCGATATTGCGACCGCCCGTCGTCTAAACGAGCAACTTATCCCAATTTATAACACCATGTTCTGCGAGCCCAGCCCGGCCGCGCCCAAATGGGGCCTGAGCTTATTGGGCAAATGCGAACCCCATGTTCGTCTGCCTTTGGTAGCACTGACCGAAGCCGGTCAAGCCAAAGTCCGAGCCGCTCTGGAAAAATCAGGACAAATCTGATCCGGAAATAAGGCCGTCTGAATCCCAAACACCCTTTTCAGACGGCCTCCCTGTTAAGAACTTCATCCACAGGAAAACAAGATGACCTATATCAAACCCATCGTAGTAGCCCTCGCCCTGATTAGCATGACTGCCTGTTCCGGCAGCAAAAAAGAACAACCCAAACTCGACTATCAAAGTCAATCTCACCGCTTGGTCAAACTGGAAGTACCACCTGATTTGAACAACCCAGACCAAGGCAACCTCTATCAATTACCGGCAGGCAGCGGCGCCGTCCGTGCCAGCGACTTCAACAAACGCCGCACTCAGGCCGTACAACAACCTGCCAATGCAGAAGTTTTGAAATCCGTTAAAGGCGTACGCCTTGAGCGTGACGGCAATCAACGCTGGTTGGTTGTCGATGGTAAATCGCCTCGCGAAATTTGGCCTTTGCTGAAAGTGTTCTGGCAAGAAAACGGTTTTGACATCAAATCCGAAGAACCAGCCATCGGCCAAATGGAAACCGAGTGGGCTGAAAACCGAGCCAAAATCCCTCAAGACAGCCTGCGCCGCCTGTTGGATAAAGTCGGCTTGGGCGGTATCTACTCTACCAGCGAACGCGACAAGTTCATCATCCGCATCGAACAAGGTAAAAACGGTTCGACCGACATCTTCTTCGCCCACAAAGGCATGAAAGAAGTTTATGCCGACCGTAAAAAAGACACTACGATGTGGCAGCCGGGTGAAAACGACCCTAACCTTGAAGCCGCATTCCTCGCTCGCTTTATGCAATATTTGGGCGTTGACGGTCAGCAAGCTGAACAGGCCCTGACCCAAAGCGTTGCCGCCCGCAGCAATGCTTCTGAGTTGGCCCGTGTGGACAACGGCACCCTGCTGCTGGCAGGCGATTACGGCCGCAACTGGCGCCGTACTGCCCTTGCGCTTGACCGCATTGGCCTGACTGTTATCGGTCAAAATGCCGAACGCCGCGCTTTCTTGGTTCAACAAGCGCCAACCGAAGGTGAAGCAGTTGCCAATAAAAAACCGGGCCTGTTCAAACGTGTATTTGGCAAAGGCAAAGCGGAAGCGCCAAAAACTTATCCTGAAATCATCGTGTATGTTGAGCCTATCAACAATGGCGCACGCCTCCATCTGTTGAACAAAGATGGTAGCCCATACAAAGGCAGCGATGCCTCCACATTGTTGAGCCGCCTGCACACAGAATTGCGTTAATCCGTTATTCGACTTAAGGCCGTCTGAAATATTCAGACGGCCTTTTTAACGAATACGATATGGTTTCAAATTCCCAATCTGACGTTATAATCAGAACATTTTTCCCCTTACCCAAGCTGCCATGACCCGACAAAAAGCCTATCTGCTCCTGACTGCCCTGTTTACCCTGATGTTTATCGTACTGATTCTGTTGGGCGCTTATCTTCTGAGCATACACAGCAAACAATTTGCCGTTGCCGCCTTTCTGTTTGCCTTTGCAGCCGTTTTTGCCCAAATCGGCAGCCTTGCCCTTTATATCCGCCACAAAGCACGCGCACAAATGGCTCGTATGCAGCAAACCGAAAACCATTAAGGAAAAACCATGTTTGGAAAAATCGTCCTTGCCAGTGGCAACGCAGGCAAACTCAAAGAATTTTCCCGCCTCTTTGCCGACTTAAACATCGAAATCCTGCCACAATCACAGTTCAATACGCCCGAATGTCCCGAGCCGTACCATACCTTTGTTGAAAATGCCCTGGCTAAAGCACGTCATGCCGCCAAATACAGCGGCTTACCAGCACTTGCCGACGACTCCGGCATCTGTACCAACGCCTTAAACGGCGCACCCGGCATTTTCTCCGCTCGTTATGCAGGCGAAAACCCCAAATCCGATGCTGCAAACAACGCCAAACTTTCTGCCGATCTTGCCGATAAAGACGACAAAAGCTGCTACTACGTCTGCGTCCTTGTCCTCGTCCGCCACGAAAATGACCCGCAGCCCATCATTGCAGAAGGCATCTGGCGTGGACAATGGCAGGCAGAAGCAGCCGGCACAAACGGCTTCGGCTACGATCCACATTTCTATCTGGCCGAACACGGTTGCACCGCCGCCGAGCTTAATCCTGAAATCAAAAATGCCGAAAGCCACCGCGCCCAAGCATTGCGTGAATTGTTAAGAAAAATCGAGTCCTTATAAATCAATAATAGGCCGTCTGAAAACCTGAAACGTTTTTTTAGATGTTCCAAATCCAATAAATAATAAAAGAAATCCATGTCCCCTAAGCAAATCTTGATTGTCGCCATCCGCTTGGTCGTTTTAATCGGTATCGTACAAACGCTTGGCAGCATCGCGACCATATTCGTACAGACAGAAAGCATGTATGACAGTAAACAAATCTCATCCGTACTGATGCTCTACGGCTTGTATTTAATTGCATGGCTGCTGCTATGGTGTTTCCCTGCCGCCATTACCAACCGCCTGTTGCCCGAACATCTGCAAACCGTACAGGAAGCCCCAAAACACCCTGCACCATGGCTGACGACCGGTATTGTATTAATAGGCATATATACTGTTTTCCAAGCTATCCCCGACCTAATTTACCAGTTCTCTCTCTATCTTTTTGTACAGTCTATTGCTATCGACACACATACATCCGTTTGGGCGGATCTCGGCGCACAAAACCAAGCCGGTATACTTGCCAACATCGCGCAGCTTTTTATCGGCATTTTCCTGCTATTCGGTGCACCCAAACTCTCATCTTGGATGCGCAAAAGACTTTAACTACATAAAAACAACAGACCGTCTGAAACCTTCAGACGGCCTACCTCACATTCATTCCCATGCCCAAGCCCACACCTGAAGAATTAGCAGCCTTTGCAAAACACGTTGCTGCCTTTATCCCGACTACGCCTGACGAACTTCTTCAACTCATTGACAGTCAAGAAGCTGCTATCGTCTTTTTAGGCAAACCAAGCTGTTCATACTGTCGCCGTTTTGTTGCAAAACTGCTTACCGTTTCCTTAAACAAGCAGCTTACCATCCGCTTTACAGACAGCAGCAACAAAGCGGCTTTGAAAGATTTTCGTGAACAACACGGCATCAAAACTGTTCCCGCATTACTCAACATCTCACAAGGCAAAATAAAATTTGTCTGCAATTCCAAATTATCAGAAGAAGAAATTGAAGCTTTTTTGAGCGCTTAGACTACACAAATTTCCTACTAATTACTTTCCCGGCCGACATTTCAGTTAAAATAAGGCCCTAAAAATTTCAGACGGCCTCGAGCCTCAACACATATCATGACCCAAATCACCTTCCAACGCCCCGGCCAGCTAACCGCCCTGCCCCCTTTATCACTCTATATCCATATTCCTTGGTGCATCAAAAAGTGCCCGTATTGCGACTTCAATTCCCACAGCCTGAAAAACGGCCTGCCGGAAGAAGCCTATATCGATGCCCTATTAACCGACTTGCAGCTTGAGTTGCCCAATATTTGGGGCAGACCTGTAGAAACTATATTCTTCGGCGGCGGTACCCCCAGCCTGTTTCAAGCGAAATCGATTGACCGTTTGTTAAGCGGCGTGCGCTCGCTGTTGCGCTTGCAACCCGAAGCGGAAATTACTTTGGAAGCCAATCCGGGCACATTTGAAATTGAGAAGTTTCAAGGATTTAAAGACGCAGGCATTACACGTCTGTCTATCGGCGTACAAAGTTTTAACGACGATATGCTTGCTCGATTGGGACGCGTTCACAATGGCAAAGAAGCCCTGACAGCCATTGATACTGCCTTGAAATTATTTGAAAAAGTCAATATCGATTTGATGTATGCCCTGCCAAACCAAACGGTTCAGACAGCCTTAAACGATGTGCAAACCGCTATTGCAACAGGCGTATCGCATATCAGCGCATATCATCTGACCATGGAGCCGAACACGCCTTTCGGTCATACGCCGCCAAAAGGTTTGCCGCAAGATGAAGCAGCATTGGATATTGAAGATGCCGTACACGGCGAATTGGAAGGCGCAGGCTTTATCCACTACGAAACATC
This region of Neisseria subflava genomic DNA includes:
- the rdgB gene encoding RdgB/HAM1 family non-canonical purine NTP pyrophosphatase — its product is MFGKIVLASGNAGKLKEFSRLFADLNIEILPQSQFNTPECPEPYHTFVENALAKARHAAKYSGLPALADDSGICTNALNGAPGIFSARYAGENPKSDAANNAKLSADLADKDDKSCYYVCVLVLVRHENDPQPIIAEGIWRGQWQAEAAGTNGFGYDPHFYLAEHGCTAAELNPEIKNAESHRAQALRELLRKIESL
- the dapA gene encoding 4-hydroxy-tetrahydrodipicolinate synthase, producing the protein MLKGSLVALITPMNQDGSINYEQLHDLIDWHIENGTDGIVAVGTTGESATLPVEEHLTVIEATVKHVNKRVPVIAGTGANNTVEAIALSKAAEQAGADYTLSVVPYYNKPSQEGIYQHFKAIAEATSIPMVIYNVPGRTVVSMSNDTILRLAEIPNIVGVKEASGNIGNNIELINSVPEGFAVFSGDDPTGLPFMLCGGHGVVTVAANVAPKLFADMCRAALEGDIATARRLNEQLIPIYNTMFCEPSPAAPKWGLSLLGKCEPHVRLPLVALTEAGQAKVRAALEKSGQI
- the hemW gene encoding radical SAM family heme chaperone HemW; the protein is MTQITFQRPGQLTALPPLSLYIHIPWCIKKCPYCDFNSHSLKNGLPEEAYIDALLTDLQLELPNIWGRPVETIFFGGGTPSLFQAKSIDRLLSGVRSLLRLQPEAEITLEANPGTFEIEKFQGFKDAGITRLSIGVQSFNDDMLARLGRVHNGKEALTAIDTALKLFEKVNIDLMYALPNQTVQTALNDVQTAIATGVSHISAYHLTMEPNTPFGHTPPKGLPQDEAALDIEDAVHGELEGAGFIHYETSAFAKPAMQCRHNLNYWQFGDYLGIGAGAHGKISYPDHIERTVRRRHPNDYLAAMQSNPHEAVERKTVAAEDLPFEFMMNALRLTDGVPAAMLQERTGVPTAKIMAQIETARQKGLLESDPTVFHPTEQGRLFLNDLLQCFL
- a CDS encoding NGO_0222 family membrane protein produces the protein MTRQKAYLLLTALFTLMFIVLILLGAYLLSIHSKQFAVAAFLFAFAAVFAQIGSLALYIRHKARAQMARMQQTENH
- the bamC gene encoding outer membrane protein assembly factor BamC; its protein translation is MTACSGSKKEQPKLDYQSQSHRLVKLEVPPDLNNPDQGNLYQLPAGSGAVRASDFNKRRTQAVQQPANAEVLKSVKGVRLERDGNQRWLVVDGKSPREIWPLLKVFWQENGFDIKSEEPAIGQMETEWAENRAKIPQDSLRRLLDKVGLGGIYSTSERDKFIIRIEQGKNGSTDIFFAHKGMKEVYADRKKDTTMWQPGENDPNLEAAFLARFMQYLGVDGQQAEQALTQSVAARSNASELARVDNGTLLLAGDYGRNWRRTALALDRIGLTVIGQNAERRAFLVQQAPTEGEAVANKKPGLFKRVFGKGKAEAPKTYPEIIVYVEPINNGARLHLLNKDGSPYKGSDASTLLSRLHTELR
- a CDS encoding thioredoxin family protein, with product MPKPTPEELAAFAKHVAAFIPTTPDELLQLIDSQEAAIVFLGKPSCSYCRRFVAKLLTVSLNKQLTIRFTDSSNKAALKDFREQHGIKTVPALLNISQGKIKFVCNSKLSEEEIEAFLSA